Genomic segment of Pseudomonas sp. DY-1:
CTGGGCAGGTCGCGCTCGCCCACCCGCACATCCGCCTGGCCCCAGGCCTGGCCGACGCCGAAACGGATTTCACCGTTGTTGGCAATCTGCCGGCCCAGGTTGAGGCCGTAGCCGTAGCGCTCCAGGCGGTATTCGGCGATGGGGTCGTTGTCGAGGATGGCTTCGACGTTCTGTGCCTCGCCGAACAGATAGGGGGCGACGAAATAGCGCGAGCCGGCGTCCAGCGGTTGGTAGAACTCGCTATAGAGCTCCTGGTGGTCGCCCAGTTGCAGACGCGTCAGCCATTCGGCGCCCAGTTCGTTGATGCCGTTCTTGCGGTAGCTGGCACCCAGGTTGTAGGCGCTGTCGCCACGCATGTCGTCAGAAAGGTTCAGGCCCAGGCGCAGGTAGTCGGTCCCGGCGCGCTTGCCGCGTGCATTAATTACCAGGGCATTGCCGTCCTTGCGCTTGACCACCCGGTAATGCACCTGCTCGAAGTAGTCCAGGCCATACAGGGTACTCATGTCGCTCTGCAGACGGTCGAGATCCAGAGGTTGGCCCAGGGGCTGGCGAATGTAGCGACGGATGACCGCGTCCCCGATCTTCGAGTCGTTCTCGATGAGGATGCTGCGGATCACCGGCGTGCGCTCACTGGGCAGGCGCGCGCTGTCCAGTTCCTGGTCGCGACTGGCTGACAGGGGGCGCAGCTCGGTCAGCCGGGTGGCGAGTATCTGTGTGGCCCGGTAGCCAGCGTCGATCATCTCGTGGGATCGGCCGAAATCGGTGGCGCCGTAGCCGGCCAGCGGCGGCTGGATGAGAACGTCAGTGGGCTCGAGCGTGGCCAGCTGGGCTTCGGAGTTGGTGCGGGTCATCAGGGTGACCGACTGGTTGAGGACGTCCACCACCGTGGCCAGTTCCTTGCGTGAGCGCAGCGGCGTTCCGATGTCGACCACGATCACGCGGTCCACGCCCATCTCGCGCGCCACGTCCACCGGGATGTTATCCACCATGCCGCCGTCCACCAGCAGTCGCCCGTTCACTTCCACCGGGGCGAAAACTGCGGGTATCGACATGCTGGCGCGGATCGCCTGTGGCAGGTGGCCCTTGCGGAATACCACCTTCTCGCCGGTGGCAATGTCCGTGGCGACAGCGCGGAAGGGAATGGCCAACTGGTCGAAATCGCGAGTGTCGCTGGTGTGTACCAGCAAGCTCTCCAGCAGCAGGGCGAGGTTCTGGCCCTGGATCACACCCAGCGGCAGGCCGAGGCTGCCGTCGTCGCGGAAGCTCAGGCGTTGCTTGACCAGGAAATCACGGTCGTCCTGCTTGCGGCGGAAGGGGACTTCCTGGCGCGGCGGGTCGTCGGACAGCGCTTGCTGCCAGTCCATGTTGACGGCGATCTGCTCCAGCTCCTCCACCGGGTAGCCAGCAGCATATAGCCCGCCGATGACCGCCCCCATACTGGTGCCGGCGATGGCGTCGACCTTGATGCCCTGTTCCTCCAACGCCTTGAGTACGCCGATATGGGCAAGGCCGCGGGCGGCGCCGCCGGAGAGCACCAGACCGATGCGAGGTTCGGGCTGGGCGAGGCAAAGGAGGGGGAAAAACAGCAGGCAAAGCAGAAGGCGGCGCATAACGCATCCCTGGTCAGGCGAAGATCCGAAGCCGGCTATTATAGGGCGTCCAACCTGTCGCCGAGCCCAGCCATGTCCGCAAGCAAGCCCGAAATCGTCATCACCTACTGCACCCAGTGCCAATGGCTGTTGCGTGCCGCCTGGCTGGCCCAGGAACTGCTCAGCACCTTCGGCGACGACCTCGGCAGGGTGAGCCTGGAGCCTGGCACCGGCGGCGTGTTCCGTATTACCTGCGACGGCGTGCAGATCTGGGAGCGCAAGGTCGATGGCGGTTTCCCCGAGGCGAAGGTGCTCAAGCAGCGTGTGCGTGACCAGATCGACCCGGCGCGGGACCTCGGTCACAACGACCGTTCCTGATCCTTCCGCGTTTGCCTCAGATCAACGGGATGGCGCCTTTCGAGGCATAGCCTGACGGCATTTCCATCTTTGTGGAGGCAGTCCGTCATGAGCATCATCGTCACCGGTGCAGCCGGCTTCATCGGTAGCAACCTGGTTCAGGCACTCAACGGCCGCGGTGAGACCGACATCATCGCCGTCGACGATCTGACCGAGGGCGACAAGTTCCGCAACCTTGCCGATGGCGAGATCGCCGACTACCTGGACAAGCGGGACCTGCTCCCGCTTCTGCGCGAGGGGCGTCTGAGTCGGCCGAGCGCAGTGTTCCACCAGGGTGCCTGCTCCAGCACCATGGAAGGCGATGGACGCTTCATGATGGACAACAACTATCGCTACAGCTGCGAGCTGCTGGAGGCCTGCCTGGCCCAGGGCGTGCCCTTCATTTATGCGTCGTCGGCAGCTGTCTACGGTGGAAATCGAGTCTTCCGCGAGGAACGCGAGGCGGAACGGCCGCTGAACGTCTACGGCTATTCCAAGTTCCTCTTCGACCAGCGAGTGCGGCGCTTGCTACCAAAGGCACGCAGCCAGGTGGTTGGCCTGCGCTACTTCAACGTCTACGGCCCGCGCGAGTGCCACAAGGGGCGAATGGCATCGGTGGCCTTTCACTGCTTTCGACAGTACCGCGCGAGCGGCAAGGTCAGCCTGTTCGGTACTTACGAAGGCTATGGTGGCGGCGAGCACCTGCGGGACTTCGTTTCAGTGGAGGACGTGGCGCGGGTGAACCTGCACTTTCTCGACCAGCCACAGCGCTCCGGCATCTTCAATCTCGGCAGCGGACGGGCCCAGCCATTCAATGATGTGGCCTGGAGCATGGTCAACGCCTTGCGCGCCAATGAAGGCCTGCCGCCGCTCAGCCTGTCGGCGATGTGCGAGCAAGGCCTGCTGTCCTACAGCGAGTTTCCCGATGCCCTGCGCGGTAAGTACCAGTGTTTCACCCAGGCCGATATCAGCCGCTTGCGCCAAACCGGCTTCCGTCAGCCGATGCTGGACGTGCAGCAGGGCGTGGAACGCTATTGCCGCTGGTTGCTGGAACAGGAATCGGGCGGCGGGCTGCCGGAAGTGGGGCAGGCTGCCTGAACGTGTTTCGCGGAACCGGGCGGGTGTTGCCATTCCCCAGACGGCAGGCTGCGGGTAGCGCTCGCCCGCCCAGTTCCGCGATCCTCAGGCTGTAGCGGGCTTTGCCTCGACAGCCGCACCTTTGCGCGCCGACAGGGCGATGGCGAAGATGATCAGCGCGCCGCCGGCCAGCATGCGCAGACCGGGCTGCTCGTCGAACAACCACCAGGCGAAGGCGATGCCGTAGACCGGCTCCAGGGCGAAGATGACCGCCGTGGTACGCGCCTTCAGCACCTTGAGGCTGGCGACGAACAGGCTATGGGCGAGGCCGGTGCAGAACACCCCGAGCAGGGCGATCCAGAACCAGTCCATTGGCTGCACCGCATGTAGCAGTGGCCAACTGAAGGGCGCCAGGCACAACACAATGGTCAGGTTCTGGCAGAGCGCCGCCTTCACCGGGTCCAGGCCTTTCACGCTGACGCGATTGAGCAGTGACAGCAGCGAGAACAGCAGGCCCGAAAGAATCGCCGACAACAGACCCAGGGTGGCCGCGCTGCCCCAGTCGAAGCTGGGCGTTACCAGCACCAGGCCCAGGCTTACCAGGGCGACTATCAGAAATTCCTGGACGCGAATGCGCTCGCGGAACAGCAACCCTTCCAGCAGCAGGGTGAAGGCCGGGAAGCTGGCGAAGCCAAGGGTAGCGATGGCCACTCCGGCCACCTGCACCGCGTGGAAGAAGGTGATCCAGTGAGCGCCCAGCAGCAGGCCGCCGAGCGCCAGCATGGCCAGTTGGCGCAGGCTTGGATTCGGGCTCTT
This window contains:
- the rfaD gene encoding ADP-glyceromanno-heptose 6-epimerase codes for the protein MSIIVTGAAGFIGSNLVQALNGRGETDIIAVDDLTEGDKFRNLADGEIADYLDKRDLLPLLREGRLSRPSAVFHQGACSSTMEGDGRFMMDNNYRYSCELLEACLAQGVPFIYASSAAVYGGNRVFREEREAERPLNVYGYSKFLFDQRVRRLLPKARSQVVGLRYFNVYGPRECHKGRMASVAFHCFRQYRASGKVSLFGTYEGYGGGEHLRDFVSVEDVARVNLHFLDQPQRSGIFNLGSGRAQPFNDVAWSMVNALRANEGLPPLSLSAMCEQGLLSYSEFPDALRGKYQCFTQADISRLRQTGFRQPMLDVQQGVERYCRWLLEQESGGGLPEVGQAA
- a CDS encoding DMT family transporter, whose amino-acid sequence is MKERNALLAIHLGALLFGLSGIFGKLANTAPMIITFGRGLFAVIALALFAQLITRGKSPNPSLRQLAMLALGGLLLGAHWITFFHAVQVAGVAIATLGFASFPAFTLLLEGLLFRERIRVQEFLIVALVSLGLVLVTPSFDWGSAATLGLLSAILSGLLFSLLSLLNRVSVKGLDPVKAALCQNLTIVLCLAPFSWPLLHAVQPMDWFWIALLGVFCTGLAHSLFVASLKVLKARTTAVIFALEPVYGIAFAWWLFDEQPGLRMLAGGALIIFAIALSARKGAAVEAKPATA
- a CDS encoding patatin-like phospholipase family protein; the encoded protein is MRRLLLCLLFFPLLCLAQPEPRIGLVLSGGAARGLAHIGVLKALEEQGIKVDAIAGTSMGAVIGGLYAAGYPVEELEQIAVNMDWQQALSDDPPRQEVPFRRKQDDRDFLVKQRLSFRDDGSLGLPLGVIQGQNLALLLESLLVHTSDTRDFDQLAIPFRAVATDIATGEKVVFRKGHLPQAIRASMSIPAVFAPVEVNGRLLVDGGMVDNIPVDVAREMGVDRVIVVDIGTPLRSRKELATVVDVLNQSVTLMTRTNSEAQLATLEPTDVLIQPPLAGYGATDFGRSHEMIDAGYRATQILATRLTELRPLSASRDQELDSARLPSERTPVIRSILIENDSKIGDAVIRRYIRQPLGQPLDLDRLQSDMSTLYGLDYFEQVHYRVVKRKDGNALVINARGKRAGTDYLRLGLNLSDDMRGDSAYNLGASYRKNGINELGAEWLTRLQLGDHQELYSEFYQPLDAGSRYFVAPYLFGEAQNVEAILDNDPIAEYRLERYGYGLNLGRQIANNGEIRFGVGQAWGQADVRVGERDLPSFEFTEGYYELKYSFDTLDNVDYPHEGEDISLTLRQFDPGLGSDERYRQWQLSLDKALGAGPDTFVLGGRYGRTLDDAEVITSSFLLGGARQLSGFRQDSIAGQNIGLARAVYYRRLTQRSFLPLDFPVYVGGSLERGRAWNNDNSFDSGYINAASVFISFDTPLGPLDFSYGLNDEAERALYLNLGRVF
- a CDS encoding SelT/SelW/SelH family protein, whose product is MSASKPEIVITYCTQCQWLLRAAWLAQELLSTFGDDLGRVSLEPGTGGVFRITCDGVQIWERKVDGGFPEAKVLKQRVRDQIDPARDLGHNDRS